DNA sequence from the bacterium genome:
TCCTCTATATTTCTACTTCCTTGCCTTAATCTATAAAATCTTTGGCATAGACCCTTATTTCCCAAGGCTTATCCAGATGATCCTTGGTGTTTTAACCTCCTTTTTAACCTATTTAATCGCAAAGAAGGTCTTTAATAAAACAATTGGTTATATCTGTCTGATTATCTTAATCCTTTATGCAATGTTCTATATCCACGAAGGTGTCTTGCTTATGGAATCCTTGATAACCTTTCTAAATACATTATCCATCTTTCTTCTCTTAAGAATAGAGGATAACCCATCTTACAAAAACATTGCCTTTGCTGGAATTTCTTTAGGTCTTTCTGCCTTAGCCAGGGCAAATATCTTGCTCTTTATTCCCTTTCTTCTTCCCTGGATGCTCATTAATTCAAAATTCAAAATTCAAAATTCTTAAGATATGGCTTTCTTTGCTTAATTATCCTTCTTACCATCTCTCCTGCAACAATCAGGAACTACCTTGCATCAGGCAGATTTGTGCTAATCTCAACCAATGGGCCAGTAAATCTTTGGATTGGGAATAATCCGTATAGTGATGGGGTATTTCGATATCCACCCTTATCTTATAGAGATAAGATTGGAAAGATGGTTAAAGAACAAGGAGATAAGGCCTATATCAAAGAGGTATTGAGGTTTATTAAGGAGAATCCAAAAGGCTTTTTTCTTCTTCAATTTAAAAAATTCCTTCTTTTTTGGGATAGATATGAGATTGAGAATAATGTAAATTACAATTTTCAAAAAGGCTTCTCTTATCTTTTTAAGTTTCCTTTATTCCTTGGCTTTGGTCCTATTTCTCTTCTGGCTATCTGTGGCTTATTTTTATCTTTAAAGGATTGGAAAACACCATTCTTGCTTTATCTTTTTGTTCTCACCTTTATGTTAAGCCTTATTCCTTTTTTTATTACCGCAAGATATAGAATTTCAGGGGTTCCTTTATTGATTATATTTGCTGGATTCTCTATTTTATGGTTATATGAAAAGATAAAAAATAAAAATTATAGTGTTCTATCCTTATCCTTAATTCTTCTTTTCT
Encoded proteins:
- a CDS encoding glycosyltransferase family 39 protein, coding for MKKKKSRQGFIQDKKEIIIVSLLLLVALIFRLIYLSSLKANDPSFYNPQPGTDMLTYDNYAKQILDGTFSEKEPYYYGPLYFYFLALIYKIFGIDPYFPRLIQMILGVLTSFLTYLIAKKVFNKTIGYICLIILILYAMFYIHEGVLLMESLITFLNTLSIFLLLRIEDNPSYKNIAFAGISLGLSALARANILLFIPFLLPWMLINSKFKIQNS